GACATTGCACAGAAGACTTTCTAAGACCTTCCTTTTGGATCAGAAAAAAAGGAGACTTCTGTAATTCAAGGCATTAGAgattgaaacacaaacaaaggacCACCCAgggtaaagtaaaaaaaaaagaaagaattggTGGGTGCAAACTCTGTCTTGATGTCTTCATTCGAGACCCAGGGCCAGTCTCCTCCGCGTTGTGGCCCCCAGTTCCCAAACCTGGGCCAGGAGCCCCCAGAACTCAGCATGTACAGTGACTGTTActaccctcctccctcactgccgAGCCCTCAGCGCACCACTCCTTCCGCCTACGACCTCGGCGACTATGCCGCGTCTTCCCCAAACCCTTACCTCTGGTTCAACGGCCCCGGGATCAACACAACGCCTTACCTGGCCGCCACTGGCCCGCCGGGGAACCCCGGGCCCCCGTTTGTGCCTCAACACTACGGCATGCAGCGGCCCTACCTGGGCCCCAACGGGGCGGGAGGCCCGGGGGGGGAGCTGAGCTGGTTCTCCCTGCCTTCTCAAGAGGACCTGATGAAGCTGGTGCGACCGCCGTACTCCTACTCTGCTCTGATCGCCATGGCCATCCACGGAGCCCCGGACAGGAGGCTGACCCTGAGTCAGATCTACCAGTACGTGGCGGACAACTTCCCCTTCTACAACAAGAGCAAGGCGGGCTGGCAGAACTCAATCAGACACAACCTGTCGCTCAACGACTGCTTCAAGAAGGTGCCCAGAGATGAGGATGATCCAGGTAATAACTCTATAAACTCAATAAACACAATTAATATTTAGATTCATTTTTATCCAACGAATGTCTTTTAATTGACAATGCAATTCACACGTGTATTCCCAatacgtgtctgtgtatgtcctTTTCCCGGTACATGTCTGTTATGTTACATCGGATGTGCCATGTTTGTTTGATCTAATCCAATTTTGATGCTCTTCTGACGTCACAGGCAAAGGCAACTACTGGACACTGGACCCCAACTGTGAAAAGATGTTTGACAATGGAAATTTCCGTcgcaagaggaagaggaagtcgGACACTCTCTCAGCCGAGGGGGGCTCAGGGGCGTCCGAGTCGGTTGACAGCGGGCGTGACAGCCCCAAACATTCCGGAAACTCTTCTCTCGATATGTCCGACAGCCCGGACCGAATCCCTTCCCCTTCGTCCTCAGGCCCCACCACGCCGTGTTTGAGCAGCTTCCTGTCAGAGATGACGGGGGTCTCCGCCATGGCGGTCAACGAGCTGGGGGGTGACGGCCTCCCCCGGCCGCTGCAGCTCAACCTGTCCATGGAGGGGCCTCAA
The DNA window shown above is from Gadus chalcogrammus isolate NIFS_2021 chromosome 10, NIFS_Gcha_1.0, whole genome shotgun sequence and carries:
- the foxi3b gene encoding forkhead box protein I3b — encoded protein: MSSFETQGQSPPRCGPQFPNLGQEPPELSMYSDCYYPPPSLPSPQRTTPSAYDLGDYAASSPNPYLWFNGPGINTTPYLAATGPPGNPGPPFVPQHYGMQRPYLGPNGAGGPGGELSWFSLPSQEDLMKLVRPPYSYSALIAMAIHGAPDRRLTLSQIYQYVADNFPFYNKSKAGWQNSIRHNLSLNDCFKKVPRDEDDPGKGNYWTLDPNCEKMFDNGNFRRKRKRKSDTLSAEGGSGASESVDSGRDSPKHSGNSSLDMSDSPDRIPSPSSSGPTTPCLSSFLSEMTGVSAMAVNELGGDGLPRPLQLNLSMEGPQRAASSGVFGGYSAGSGPSEWAAALPVPPALTSSPTHSSLGYSSPILSQFNGHFYPGLGSAGILYPREGTEV